In Paenibacillus sp. 1781tsa1, one DNA window encodes the following:
- a CDS encoding KDGP aldolase: MSHIQQCLYKNRAAMNVLAGSIGNARDVYEAAEGYVLVGVLSKNYATSEEAVVAMTEYGQAIQEAVSIGLGAGDSRQAAVVAEIAVSYPGSHINQVFPAVGATRANLGPKDSWINCLVSPCGQPGYVNISTGPVSSVTTPQAIVPVHAAIALVRDMGGNALKYYPMQGLKLEEEYRAVAKACGEANFALEPTGGIDLDNFGPILEIALQAGVPQVIPHVYSSIIDSQTGSTNVQDVRRLLETMKSLVDRYA; encoded by the coding sequence ATGAGTCATATTCAGCAGTGTCTGTATAAGAATAGGGCGGCAATGAATGTACTGGCAGGAAGTATCGGGAACGCTAGAGATGTATACGAGGCTGCGGAAGGTTATGTACTTGTGGGTGTGCTCTCCAAAAATTATGCTACGTCGGAGGAAGCCGTAGTTGCCATGACTGAATATGGTCAGGCTATTCAAGAAGCCGTATCCATCGGACTTGGGGCTGGAGACAGCCGTCAGGCTGCAGTTGTGGCCGAGATTGCCGTGAGCTACCCGGGAAGCCATATCAATCAGGTATTCCCGGCAGTGGGGGCAACCCGTGCCAATCTGGGACCTAAAGATAGTTGGATTAACTGCCTGGTATCTCCGTGCGGGCAGCCAGGCTATGTAAATATATCGACTGGCCCTGTTAGTTCAGTAACCACTCCGCAGGCCATTGTTCCGGTTCATGCCGCCATTGCACTGGTTCGTGACATGGGAGGGAACGCGCTCAAATATTATCCGATGCAGGGATTGAAGTTGGAGGAGGAGTACCGTGCGGTTGCCAAGGCTTGTGGGGAAGCGAATTTTGCTCTGGAGCCCACTGGCGGAATTGATCTGGACAACTTTGGACCCATTCTAGAGATTGCACTACAGGCAGGTGTACCTCAGGTTATACCACATGTCTATTCTTCAATTATTGATTCACAGACCGGGAGTACGAACGTACAGGATGTCCGCAGACTACTGGAAACAATGAAATCGCTGGTGGACCGGTATGCCTAG
- a CDS encoding DgaE family pyridoxal phosphate-dependent ammonia lyase — protein MGHSLQAKYGLKRVINASGRMSILGVSAPTDSVMDAMKQGGQRYVEIAELVNKSGEYITQLLGSESAVVVNSASSGIALSVAAIVTAGDSRLSLRLHQEPILKNEIIMLKGHNVQYGAPVETMIFLGGGRVVEVGYANEGRKEHIDQAIGEHTAAILYVKSHHTVQKNMISVEEAWEVAQRRGVPLIVDAAAEEDLRKYIQFSDLAIYSGSKAIEGPTSGIVAGKKKYVEWLQVQLHGIGRSMKVGKETIFGLLQALEEYQDKADNSEREKQTLEALQPLGGLPGVSVRIVQDEAGRSIFRGRVQIDSSLAGVDAKKVNDQLREGVIAVYTRDYGVNQGYFDIDPRSLQGDDLQVIVSRIHEIVGGKPE, from the coding sequence ATGGGTCACTCATTACAGGCTAAATATGGATTGAAGCGTGTTATTAATGCCAGTGGAAGAATGAGCATCCTTGGCGTTTCTGCACCAACGGATTCAGTCATGGATGCAATGAAACAGGGCGGACAGCGGTACGTGGAAATTGCGGAGCTTGTGAACAAATCCGGAGAATATATTACACAGTTACTTGGTTCGGAGAGCGCAGTTGTGGTGAACTCTGCATCCAGCGGTATTGCGTTGTCGGTTGCAGCCATTGTGACCGCCGGAGATTCGCGTCTAAGCCTTCGTCTGCACCAGGAGCCGATATTGAAAAATGAAATTATTATGCTCAAGGGACATAATGTGCAATATGGAGCGCCAGTTGAAACCATGATATTCCTTGGTGGCGGCCGGGTAGTGGAAGTCGGATATGCGAATGAAGGCCGCAAGGAGCATATCGATCAGGCGATCGGTGAACACACTGCAGCCATTCTTTATGTTAAATCCCATCATACTGTTCAGAAAAACATGATTTCAGTGGAAGAGGCCTGGGAGGTTGCACAGCGCAGAGGGGTGCCGCTGATTGTGGATGCAGCAGCAGAAGAGGATCTGCGCAAATATATCCAATTTTCGGATCTGGCCATTTACAGCGGGTCAAAAGCTATTGAAGGCCCTACTTCCGGCATTGTCGCCGGCAAAAAGAAATATGTGGAGTGGTTACAGGTACAGCTGCACGGGATTGGCCGCAGCATGAAGGTCGGCAAAGAGACCATTTTTGGGTTACTTCAAGCTCTGGAGGAATACCAGGACAAAGCGGACAATAGTGAACGAGAGAAGCAAACGCTGGAGGCTCTTCAGCCACTTGGTGGACTTCCTGGTGTTTCAGTCCGCATCGTGCAGGATGAAGCCGGTAGATCGATTTTCCGAGGACGTGTCCAGATTGATTCCTCTCTTGCTGGGGTGGATGCGAAGAAAGTGAATGACCAGCTTCGTGAAGGTGTAATTGCGGTATATACCCGAGACTATGGCGTCAATCAGGGGTATTTCGATATTGATCCAAGGTCGCTGCAAGGGGATGATTTGCAGGTCATCGTCAGCAGAATACATGAAATCGTGGGAGGCAAACCAGAATGA
- a CDS encoding amidohydrolase/deacetylase family metallohydrolase, translated as MDIAIQDGIITAMSPPGQAEGENELDCSGLYASSGWIDLHVHAVQDLDPYGDDIDEIGVKQGVTTLVDAGSCGADRIGAFYTARLQAATQVFALLNISRIGLERTDELSQLEWIDRAKVLEAAAAYPDFIVGLKARISQSVVKDSGIQPLKLARALSEETKLPLMVHIGSAPPAISDVLELLQSGDVITHYLNGKSNNLFHPDGTPLQELLDAAARGVHLDVGHGTASFSFRIAEQAKAAGIALNTISTDIYRGNRMNGPVYSMANVLTKFLYLGYSLEEVIRAVTRSPAEWLGKPELGQIRVGQQANLTLFSLEAGEKQLEDSEGDVRVTQHYIEAKGVFANGSLITG; from the coding sequence ATGGATATCGCCATTCAGGACGGGATCATCACCGCCATGTCACCGCCAGGCCAGGCTGAAGGAGAAAATGAGTTGGATTGTTCAGGGTTATATGCGTCCAGTGGATGGATTGATCTGCATGTGCATGCCGTCCAGGACCTTGATCCCTATGGCGATGATATCGATGAAATAGGTGTGAAGCAGGGCGTAACAACGCTTGTAGATGCCGGAAGCTGCGGTGCAGATCGAATTGGAGCTTTCTATACCGCAAGACTACAGGCTGCTACACAAGTATTTGCTCTGTTGAATATTTCAAGGATCGGGCTCGAACGGACGGATGAACTGTCGCAGCTGGAATGGATTGACCGGGCCAAGGTACTGGAGGCAGCAGCGGCTTATCCTGATTTCATTGTTGGTCTGAAAGCCCGCATCAGCCAAAGTGTCGTCAAAGACAGCGGTATACAGCCACTCAAGTTGGCACGCGCACTCTCGGAAGAAACGAAGCTTCCGCTCATGGTTCACATCGGTTCTGCTCCGCCCGCGATCTCTGATGTGCTGGAGTTACTACAGTCGGGTGATGTAATCACCCATTATCTTAACGGCAAGTCCAACAATCTGTTTCATCCGGACGGCACACCGCTGCAAGAATTACTGGATGCGGCTGCTCGGGGAGTTCATCTGGATGTGGGGCATGGTACGGCGAGCTTCTCCTTCCGGATTGCAGAACAGGCCAAGGCTGCAGGCATTGCGCTGAATACAATCAGTACGGACATTTACCGAGGCAACCGTATGAATGGTCCGGTATACAGTATGGCGAATGTGCTGACGAAATTTCTGTACCTTGGCTACAGTCTGGAAGAGGTCATACGTGCGGTTACAAGAAGTCCAGCGGAGTGGCTCGGTAAGCCGGAACTCGGGCAGATTAGGGTGGGACAGCAGGCGAACCTGACTTTGTTTTCCCTGGAAGCAGGCGAAAAGCAACTTGAGGACTCGGAAGGTGATGTCCGGGTCACGCAACACTATATTGAGGCTAAAGGAGTCTTTGCTAATGGGTCACTCATTACAGGCTAA
- a CDS encoding helix-turn-helix domain-containing protein — translation MANSALKPSLLDRFRLSWNHFKSRLLLKYAFSYILIFLIPLTGVTIFVYENAVKGLRVEIEQSNVNQLNQVKSTIDNRMNELQEIAGRIAYDKHLTPYMVQHPYYSLEAIQALANYKASSSIAEDLLLYFHNDANIYSYRGLANLDVTFDSLYQFEHWNPEELRRDLNETRQPLVRPAENVKVNSRVESMLVMLVPVKPNDPFPYGTVVYLMKESNLTGVMDSILSDFSGSSYIFSPSGEVLTANSHGVSLPQDEIENLATLEPGIHNLKMDGEQYSVVSVQSEENGWTYVTTMPSFQFFSRVAHVQTLVLIVFCITVITGIAAALLLAKRQYHPIRDLMDKMKGSGDDAPKLRNEWEWIRQTLHNYSAKIDFQEPFVRNQCMLLLLKHGKPDDPEIEQMILSAGFRHPQGQGLYFSAILSWDDTVPGGKSWQERHLLQEILSNVCLPGTGAQIFGVEFSVKDQFALIISLPGDADKPIQSQLEQVIEAIQTLIREHSQLSLSIGVGMAYRDLARLNQSFIEAAAALEHRIIRRSGQVTYFEQLAELNPSAAESFWIPRKSMLKMEQSLKQGNESVAVQMIADTIHTIKDEPLQVHLLRCICFDLLNTFLRTASELGMNEVFANMPELTSFETLEELESRLLSLAADICAQVELNTKTSESTLMDDVLTYVDQQFADYTLSLEHVALKFAISTSYLSRSFKEKTGRNFSQYIWQRRVDEVMRLLENTSAPLKEIIEQVGYMDAPNFIRKFKKEIGLTPGQYRKEHALRGATIKRPV, via the coding sequence ATGGCAAATTCGGCACTCAAGCCATCCTTGCTCGACAGATTCAGGCTCAGCTGGAATCATTTCAAATCAAGGCTTCTGCTGAAATATGCCTTTTCTTACATTCTCATATTTCTTATCCCTCTGACAGGTGTAACTATTTTTGTATATGAAAACGCTGTCAAAGGATTGCGTGTAGAGATTGAACAATCAAATGTCAATCAGCTTAACCAGGTGAAGAGCACTATAGATAACCGTATGAATGAGCTTCAGGAAATAGCGGGGAGAATCGCCTATGACAAACACCTGACCCCTTATATGGTACAGCATCCCTATTACAGTTTGGAGGCGATTCAGGCGCTGGCCAATTACAAAGCTAGCAGCAGCATTGCGGAGGATCTGCTTCTCTATTTCCATAACGATGCCAACATCTATTCGTACCGCGGTCTGGCTAATCTTGATGTCACCTTTGATAGCCTCTATCAGTTCGAGCATTGGAATCCGGAAGAGTTGCGGCGGGACTTGAATGAAACTAGGCAGCCCCTGGTCCGTCCCGCTGAGAACGTGAAGGTTAATTCCCGAGTGGAGTCGATGCTCGTCATGCTTGTGCCCGTTAAACCGAATGACCCGTTTCCATATGGGACCGTTGTTTATTTAATGAAAGAATCCAACCTTACCGGGGTCATGGATTCGATTTTGAGTGATTTTTCAGGAAGCAGTTATATTTTCAGTCCCTCCGGAGAGGTGTTGACCGCGAATAGCCATGGCGTAAGCCTTCCCCAGGACGAAATTGAGAATTTGGCTACACTTGAGCCCGGTATTCATAATTTGAAGATGGATGGAGAACAATACTCCGTTGTTTCTGTTCAATCTGAAGAAAATGGCTGGACCTATGTGACCACGATGCCAAGCTTCCAATTTTTCAGCCGTGTCGCCCATGTCCAGACCCTCGTCCTAATCGTCTTCTGTATTACCGTCATTACCGGCATAGCTGCTGCGCTACTGTTAGCCAAACGGCAGTACCATCCGATTAGGGATTTGATGGACAAGATGAAAGGCAGCGGCGATGATGCTCCCAAGCTCCGCAATGAATGGGAATGGATACGACAGACCCTACACAATTACAGTGCGAAAATTGATTTTCAGGAACCCTTCGTCCGCAATCAGTGCATGCTGCTGTTACTCAAACACGGCAAGCCGGATGATCCGGAGATCGAACAAATGATCCTTAGCGCAGGATTCAGGCATCCTCAAGGACAAGGGCTCTATTTCTCGGCTATTCTGTCCTGGGATGATACTGTGCCCGGCGGCAAGTCCTGGCAGGAACGCCATCTGTTGCAGGAAATACTCAGCAATGTATGTCTTCCCGGTACCGGTGCTCAGATCTTCGGTGTAGAATTCTCGGTCAAGGACCAGTTTGCCCTGATTATTTCACTTCCCGGTGATGCGGACAAGCCGATTCAAAGCCAATTGGAGCAGGTCATTGAAGCCATTCAAACGTTAATCCGCGAGCACTCTCAGCTATCTCTAAGTATCGGTGTCGGCATGGCCTACAGAGACTTGGCCCGTCTTAACCAATCCTTCATTGAAGCCGCTGCAGCTCTGGAGCACCGGATCATCCGGCGCAGCGGTCAGGTCACTTATTTCGAGCAGCTTGCAGAGCTGAACCCTTCTGCTGCCGAGAGCTTCTGGATTCCACGCAAATCCATGCTGAAAATGGAGCAGAGTCTAAAGCAGGGCAACGAATCAGTAGCTGTCCAAATGATTGCTGATACCATTCATACGATCAAAGACGAGCCGTTGCAAGTTCATCTACTGCGCTGCATCTGTTTTGATCTGCTGAACACTTTTCTACGCACCGCCTCCGAGCTTGGTATGAACGAAGTGTTCGCTAATATGCCGGAATTAACTTCCTTCGAAACACTTGAAGAGCTGGAAAGTCGTTTGCTCAGTCTGGCCGCTGACATTTGCGCGCAGGTGGAGCTGAATACAAAGACAAGTGAGTCTACATTAATGGATGACGTTCTGACTTACGTGGATCAACAGTTTGCAGACTACACACTCAGTCTAGAGCATGTGGCGCTTAAGTTTGCCATTTCAACATCTTATTTAAGCCGGAGCTTCAAAGAGAAGACCGGCCGCAATTTCTCACAATATATCTGGCAGCGGCGTGTAGATGAAGTCATGCGGCTGCTAGAGAACACTAGCGCACCGCTCAAAGAAATTATTGAACAGGTCGGTTACATGGATGCGCCAAATTTCATCCGCAAGTTCAAAAAAGAAATCGGTCTGACGCCAGGGCAGTATCGCAAGGAACATGCCTTGAGAGGAGCTACTATTAAAAGACCTGTTTAA
- a CDS encoding glycosidase, whose amino-acid sequence MQITRHPNNPIVVPGDYEWRKVTVFNPAVIIDNGKFYMIERTAGSLTPCKNYLGLLESEDGINFTHVKDEPIVTPDMLGFPYGSVQDPRIVKIDGTFYLNYALRPCAMSYYPTGAGIPLRSIPEYPDGWGDEAGHWLTRSSILKSDNLLDWEFVADTTPLDINDRDNILFPEKIGGKFVLLRRPEEYVGEAYGTDKAAMWITYSEDLVTWEEPKLLATAQNLSWESRKIGGSTPPIRTDKGWLVLYHGVDEGIVYRVGAMLLDLEQPEKIIARTHHFIMEPETYYEKFGFQIPNVIFPTGNVVKDGLLYIYYGVTDTAIALATVPLDELVEHILQEGQ is encoded by the coding sequence ATGCAAATCACGAGACATCCGAATAATCCCATTGTTGTCCCGGGCGACTATGAATGGCGTAAGGTTACGGTTTTCAACCCTGCTGTCATCATCGATAACGGTAAATTTTATATGATTGAGCGCACTGCTGGTTCCCTAACTCCATGCAAAAATTATTTGGGTCTGCTAGAGAGTGAAGACGGGATAAACTTTACCCACGTGAAGGATGAGCCCATTGTGACGCCAGACATGCTGGGATTCCCTTATGGTAGTGTGCAGGACCCGCGGATTGTCAAAATTGACGGAACCTTCTATCTGAACTACGCCCTTCGTCCCTGTGCCATGAGTTATTACCCTACCGGGGCAGGCATCCCCCTTCGCTCTATTCCGGAATATCCGGACGGGTGGGGGGACGAGGCGGGACATTGGCTAACCCGGTCCTCCATTTTGAAATCAGATAATCTACTGGATTGGGAGTTTGTGGCGGACACGACACCTCTTGATATTAATGACCGGGACAACATTCTGTTCCCTGAGAAAATAGGCGGCAAATTCGTACTGTTGCGCCGCCCTGAGGAATATGTGGGGGAAGCCTACGGTACGGATAAGGCGGCCATGTGGATTACCTATTCCGAGGATCTCGTTACCTGGGAAGAGCCCAAGCTGCTCGCTACCGCGCAGAATCTGTCCTGGGAATCGCGGAAGATTGGGGGCTCTACGCCCCCGATCCGTACGGACAAGGGCTGGCTGGTGCTCTATCATGGCGTCGATGAGGGCATTGTCTACCGTGTGGGGGCCATGCTGCTGGATTTGGAGCAGCCCGAGAAAATCATTGCCCGGACACATCATTTTATTATGGAGCCAGAGACGTATTATGAGAAATTTGGGTTCCAGATTCCCAATGTCATCTTCCCAACCGGAAATGTGGTCAAAGATGGACTGCTCTATATTTATTATGGGGTGACAGATACGGCGATTGCCCTTGCAACTGTTCCGCTGGACGAGCTGGTAGAACACATCCTCCAGGAAGGGCAGTAG
- a CDS encoding extracellular solute-binding protein — MPTTRKPWKMLLSSALVITLLAGCSSSNEGEANNNLGKVAVNNEGFPIVNEPVTLSLMAPDVGIQNWENMAVLQQMQEKTGIKLEYKNAPKDSFETKKNLVLASGDYPDILYAAGLTTAEQMNYGEQGILIPLEDLIEEYAPNFKALLEENPDVRKSITAPDGHIYSLPVVELSQHWYRNPMWYNGDFLKALNIDKLPETTEELYTYLKRVKEEDPNGNGIADEIPISSVTTPAANLRDIRTWLLGAFGIYEEEIYVDDADKVHYTPLEEGYKEYLTYMNRLWSEDLLDHESFSQTAEQKKAKAQNNQIALFSDWHAYMSKGGEPSTADPMFAPVHSESVAAPAIAKNRGITSGAFAITQSNPAPEASMRWVDYLYSYEGAMFFNKGPEGTLWEYTDKDNRVKRYLPVPDGKEMEDYRATLTPNYGIPAPTLSMDDINKGLKTDFDLWVEQETKQKLLDKGARIPFPTLFLTVEEQTEISSLNSDLKTYVNQMEAKFITGAEPLTGWDNYVATVKKMGGERMVEINQAAYDRWKSN; from the coding sequence ATGCCAACCACACGCAAGCCATGGAAGATGCTGCTGTCTTCGGCTTTAGTTATTACATTACTGGCAGGCTGCAGCAGTTCAAACGAAGGTGAAGCGAACAACAATCTCGGAAAAGTCGCTGTGAACAATGAAGGTTTCCCGATTGTGAATGAACCCGTTACTTTGTCGCTTATGGCGCCAGATGTAGGGATTCAGAACTGGGAGAACATGGCGGTGCTTCAGCAGATGCAAGAGAAGACCGGTATTAAGCTGGAATACAAGAACGCACCGAAGGATAGCTTCGAAACGAAGAAAAATCTGGTGCTCGCCAGTGGAGATTACCCAGATATCCTCTATGCTGCCGGTTTGACAACTGCAGAGCAGATGAATTACGGAGAGCAGGGTATCCTCATTCCACTGGAGGATCTGATTGAAGAGTATGCTCCGAATTTCAAGGCGCTGTTGGAGGAGAATCCGGATGTCCGCAAATCGATAACTGCACCGGACGGGCATATCTATTCCTTGCCAGTAGTTGAACTTAGCCAGCACTGGTACCGCAATCCAATGTGGTATAACGGAGACTTCCTAAAGGCGCTGAATATCGATAAACTCCCCGAAACAACAGAGGAGCTGTATACCTATCTGAAACGTGTGAAAGAGGAAGATCCCAACGGTAATGGCATAGCTGATGAAATTCCGATCTCCTCGGTGACAACACCCGCTGCGAACCTCCGCGATATCCGTACATGGCTGCTGGGTGCCTTCGGCATTTATGAAGAAGAAATTTACGTGGACGATGCGGACAAGGTGCATTACACACCACTTGAAGAAGGCTACAAGGAGTATTTAACTTATATGAACCGCCTGTGGTCTGAAGACCTGCTGGATCATGAGAGCTTCTCACAAACAGCGGAGCAAAAAAAGGCCAAAGCACAGAACAATCAAATCGCCCTCTTTTCGGACTGGCATGCCTACATGAGCAAAGGTGGAGAACCTTCGACGGCGGATCCGATGTTTGCACCTGTTCACAGTGAATCAGTTGCTGCTCCAGCGATTGCAAAGAACAGGGGGATTACAAGCGGCGCCTTTGCTATTACGCAGAGTAATCCTGCGCCGGAAGCCTCTATGCGCTGGGTGGACTATCTCTATTCCTATGAAGGTGCCATGTTCTTCAATAAAGGTCCAGAGGGCACTCTCTGGGAGTACACTGACAAAGATAACCGGGTCAAACGTTACTTGCCGGTACCCGATGGTAAGGAAATGGAAGATTATCGGGCAACGCTGACACCTAACTACGGCATTCCCGCTCCTACCCTGTCCATGGATGATATTAATAAGGGGTTGAAGACAGACTTTGACCTCTGGGTAGAGCAGGAGACCAAGCAGAAGCTTCTTGATAAAGGCGCACGGATTCCGTTTCCGACTCTGTTCCTTACCGTGGAAGAGCAGACCGAAATCAGCAGCCTGAATTCAGATTTGAAGACATATGTGAATCAGATGGAGGCGAAATTCATCACTGGAGCCGAGCCACTTACGGGTTGGGACAATTATGTGGCGACGGTCAAGAAAATGGGCGGAGAGCGTATGGTTGAAATCAACCAGGCTGCCTATGATCGTTGGAAATCCAACTAA
- a CDS encoding carbohydrate ABC transporter permease, whose amino-acid sequence MVTAMKESRGDKLFLISTYIYLGLAMLVVLYPLIYILSASISSPQDVNSGAMWLFPKNVTLDGYKLVFENPKIWSGYWNTIIYTVVGTLLNLAVTLPASYALSRSDFVGRQLFMGLILFTMFFSGGIVPTYLLVKNLGLMNSMWALILPVAASVWNIVVARTFFQTTIPKELQEAAHIDGCTNLKLFIRIVLPLSAPIVAVMALFYGVSHWNSYFPSLIYLNDEAKYPLQMVLRQILVLQEMTAETTGSSINGEVATAMNNKAETASLIKYGVIVVSTLPIVAIYPFLQRYFVQGVMIGSVKG is encoded by the coding sequence TTGGTTACTGCGATGAAAGAATCCAGGGGGGACAAGCTTTTTTTGATCAGCACTTATATTTATCTGGGTCTGGCAATGCTGGTTGTTCTCTATCCGCTCATCTATATTCTTAGCGCTTCAATCAGTTCGCCGCAGGATGTCAATTCGGGAGCGATGTGGTTGTTTCCGAAGAATGTAACACTGGACGGCTACAAACTTGTGTTTGAGAACCCGAAGATATGGAGTGGTTACTGGAACACCATTATTTACACAGTTGTGGGCACTCTGCTCAATCTCGCCGTCACTCTGCCGGCCTCGTATGCGCTCAGCAGATCTGATTTTGTCGGGCGCCAGTTGTTCATGGGCCTCATTCTGTTCACGATGTTCTTCAGTGGCGGAATAGTGCCGACGTATCTGCTGGTTAAGAACCTTGGACTCATGAACAGCATGTGGGCATTAATTCTGCCGGTGGCCGCTTCGGTCTGGAATATCGTCGTGGCCCGCACCTTTTTTCAGACGACCATTCCGAAAGAACTTCAGGAAGCAGCGCACATTGACGGCTGTACGAATCTAAAGCTGTTCATTCGCATTGTTCTGCCGCTGTCGGCACCGATTGTAGCGGTTATGGCCCTGTTCTATGGGGTTAGCCACTGGAACAGCTACTTCCCGTCTCTGATCTATTTAAATGATGAAGCGAAGTATCCGCTGCAGATGGTTCTGCGTCAGATCCTTGTTCTTCAGGAAATGACGGCGGAAACGACGGGCTCATCCATTAACGGCGAGGTGGCCACCGCCATGAATAATAAGGCAGAAACGGCATCCCTGATTAAATATGGAGTCATTGTTGTCTCCACACTGCCCATTGTGGCAATTTATCCGTTCCTGCAGCGCTACTTTGTCCAAGGGGTCATGATAGGCTCTGTTAAAGGCTAA
- a CDS encoding sugar ABC transporter permease — protein MKDIERSERVKESHTVVSVNPSLKKNSLGKRIWKNWELYLFMLPALLYFLIFHYGPMYGIQIAFKNFVPSKGITGSEWVDFDHFERFFNSYFFWDLLWNTFSISFYELAIGFPLPIILALAFNEVRNGPFKKSVQTVTYAPHFISVVVMAGMIITFLSPSSGMIVRFIEFIGLEPAQFLTDPAWFKTVYVFSGVWQSTGWGTIIYLAALSGVDPQLHEAAIMDGASRMKRVLHINLPTILPTITIMLILNMGNILGLGFEKILLLQNSLNMEASDVISTYVYRAGLVNAQYSFSTAVGLFNSVVNVILLVTVNQIAKRTSENSLW, from the coding sequence ATGAAAGACATAGAAAGGAGTGAGAGAGTGAAGGAGAGTCACACAGTAGTATCCGTAAATCCTTCATTGAAGAAGAACTCCCTTGGCAAGAGAATTTGGAAAAACTGGGAGCTTTATCTGTTCATGCTTCCCGCGTTGTTGTATTTCCTTATTTTCCATTATGGTCCGATGTACGGCATTCAGATTGCTTTTAAGAATTTCGTACCTTCAAAAGGAATTACAGGCAGCGAATGGGTTGATTTTGACCATTTTGAACGGTTCTTCAATTCTTATTTTTTCTGGGATCTGCTCTGGAACACATTCAGTATCAGCTTCTATGAACTTGCCATTGGATTTCCGCTGCCTATCATATTGGCACTGGCTTTCAATGAAGTCCGCAACGGCCCGTTCAAGAAATCGGTCCAGACGGTCACCTATGCACCCCATTTCATTTCTGTAGTTGTCATGGCAGGTATGATCATTACCTTTTTATCACCCTCAAGCGGAATGATTGTCCGGTTCATCGAATTCATTGGTCTTGAACCAGCACAGTTTCTGACTGATCCCGCATGGTTTAAGACGGTGTATGTATTCTCCGGCGTCTGGCAGAGCACCGGGTGGGGAACCATTATTTATCTCGCAGCCCTGTCAGGCGTAGATCCCCAGCTCCATGAAGCAGCCATTATGGATGGAGCAAGCCGAATGAAACGGGTGCTGCATATCAATCTGCCGACGATATTACCCACGATTACGATCATGCTGATCTTGAATATGGGTAATATACTGGGTCTTGGTTTCGAGAAGATTCTGCTGCTGCAGAATTCACTCAATATGGAAGCATCCGATGTAATTTCCACCTATGTATACCGCGCCGGTTTGGTGAACGCCCAGTATAGCTTCTCAACAGCTGTCGGATTGTTCAACTCGGTAGTCAACGTTATTTTGCTTGTTACAGTCAACCAGATCGCCAAACGCACCAGTGAGAACAGCCTCTGGTAG
- a CDS encoding CPBP family intramembrane glutamic endopeptidase yields MSETHAKEHYKILLIALLTQSAFLLIGFIFIGLFKWGEMLPFIASLFMPDKISMLSAIIIGLIFSFFITTIVLITFVRTRTELPKTEGSDVIKKIMIQPSGIALTAIGGIFEEFFFRGVLIGLFIGYSLFVDWLVILISTFLFWIIHVPQYKGATGILIVVFVNGLIFALLFYFTGSLIPPILAHVIYNISIGIILARKYKN; encoded by the coding sequence ATGTCTGAAACCCATGCAAAGGAACATTACAAAATACTGTTGATCGCATTACTAACGCAATCAGCTTTTCTATTAATTGGATTTATTTTTATTGGTTTATTTAAGTGGGGAGAAATGTTGCCATTTATAGCTTCCTTATTCATGCCAGACAAAATTAGTATGTTATCCGCAATCATCATTGGTCTTATTTTTAGTTTTTTTATTACTACGATTGTTCTAATTACATTTGTCAGAACAAGAACAGAACTCCCTAAGACCGAGGGGTCAGATGTGATTAAAAAAATAATGATCCAACCAAGCGGTATAGCTTTAACGGCGATAGGTGGTATATTTGAAGAATTCTTTTTTAGAGGTGTCCTGATCGGATTATTTATTGGCTATTCTTTGTTCGTGGATTGGCTCGTCATTCTAATAAGCACTTTTCTATTCTGGATAATACATGTTCCTCAATATAAAGGAGCTACGGGTATCCTTATCGTTGTGTTTGTAAATGGTTTGATTTTTGCTCTACTCTTTTATTTTACGGGGTCGTTAATTCCCCCAATCCTTGCCCATGTCATTTATAATATTTCTATTGGAATTATTCTGGCACGAAAATACAAGAACTGA